A stretch of the Acyrthosiphon pisum isolate AL4f chromosome A2, pea_aphid_22Mar2018_4r6ur, whole genome shotgun sequence genome encodes the following:
- the LOC100168786 gene encoding activated Cdc42 kinase-like isoform X3 encodes MSKVIDLYEFLLEAELHQYYSEIKNDLKVTTVPQVKFVNEYDLYQIGMTKPEIRRLKKYFQKYYPQNYFTKFKKLISSKDNKEQWSDSSGSQDTLKPIYEKRPPARVPNKHIIPADSITINKELGVGEFGVVQQGVWTNEGDRIQVAIKCLSRERMQNNPIEFLKEAAIMHSIDNEHIVRLYGVVLDTDALMLVTELAPLRSLLECLKEPSLRASFPVMSLCDFAIQICNGMHYLENKRFIHRDLAARNILVFTKNKVKISDFGLSRALGVGKDYYQTNFNVNLKLPIAWCAPECISYLRFTSSSDVWAYGVTLWEMFSYGFQPWAALTGQQILEAIDEPNFQRLEQPDCCPKEYFNVMTKCWQHENTKRPKFADLVSILLDCKPEQVQTVVNFEDKKRDMLQYTIGEVITVLDKSPGVPTLWKGVLCNGKTGFFNPSNTVAYLGLNLPSNRNSEFTRNDSKYASRRSRLRIDMISCPQGDVKHMGHVGLDGAYFGDIEFMSTNAPKYNHLPHQVVAPYKPQEDCASVSDSPTSIKACSDRAPLLNGDKSESKKNVDLTTWLDKNKLSKILTDHEYHEISDEDAVAESPRFEKTFDFGPSLVEEMETMFRTISTNGVSNYAVSPPRSPLDPLDTNHRNELREIAATIAAAVNSKTKKKQATVKPISASDEKSLDSAIAMANEMASRSMGSDIEQPHHQVPESPSSPSKRKFMFKFPPPIGSLTKTPKHETKTFTDEAASIPDIQSCSSLHSFSSFISAESLLDTAPFRLPLWDKASTEFYFARSRELLTKASPSIGSLDYISCNSLKTIERSNVDSTETLVGEQYSCPSSPKLRNKIKNVDTFRANTLPNSKKCDKLRRSLSDSESSILYNSNDVLNKVPINICLIDDETAEL; translated from the exons ATGTCAAAAGTCATCGATCTGTACGAGTTCCTGCTGGAAGCAGAACTTCATCAGTACTATTCAGAAATCAAGAATGACTTGAAG GTAACGACTGTGCCTCAAGTAAAGTTTGTCAACGAGTATGATCTGTACCAGATAGGCATGACAAAGCCAGAGATAAGACgcttaaaaaagtatttccaAAAGTATTATCCacaaaattatttcacaaagtttaaaaaa ttgatttCTTCAAAAGACAATAAAGAGCAGTGGAGCGATAGTTCTGGTTCACAAGATACACTGAAGCCTATTTATGAAAAACGACCACCAGCTCGTGTTCccaacaaacatattattccAGCCGATTCCATAACTATTAACAAAGAATTAGGTGTAGGCGAGTTTGGTGTAGTCCAGCAAGGTGTTTGGACCAATGAAGGAGACAGG attcaaGTTGCCATAAAATGTTTGAGCCGAGAACGTATGCAAAATAATCCCATAGAGTTTTTGAAGGAAGCAGCTATTATGCATAGTATTGACAATGAACATATTGTACGATTGTACGGAGTAGTTTTGGACACTGATGCCCTAATGCTA gtaacaGAGTTAGCACCTTTGAGATCTCTTTTGGAGTGTTTAAAAGAACCATCACTCCGTGCAAGTTTTCCAGTTATGTCGTTATGTGATTTTGCCATCCAAATATGTAATGGAATGCATTATTTGGAAAACAAAAGATTTATACacag agatttAGCTGCTAGAAACATATTAGTGTTTACAAAGAACAAGGTGAAGATTTCAGATTTTGGATTATCACGGGCACTCGGTGTCGGTAAAGACTACTATCAAACCAATTTCAATGTAAATCTGAAATTGCCAATTGCTTG GTGTGCACCTGAGTGTATAAGTTATTTACGTTTTACTTCATCTTCTGATGTATGGGCATATGGTGTCACTTTATGGGAAATGTTCAGTTATGGGTTTCAGCCTTGGGCAGCGCTCACAGGACAACAAATACTTGAGGCTATTGATGAACCTAATTTTCAG AGATTAGAGCAGCCTGATTGCTGTCCAAAAGAATATTTCAATGTCATGACTAAATGTTGGCAACATGAAAATACTAAAAGACCTAAATTTGCTGATTTAGTATCAATTTTACttgat TGTAAACCAGAGCAAGTGCAAACTGTTGTAAACTTTGAAGACAAAAAAAGAGACATGCTCCAATATACTATTGGGGAAGTTATAACAGTACTCGATAAATC aCCTGGTGTTCCCACCTTATGGAAAGGAGTATTGTGCAATGGAAAAACTGGTTTTTTCAATCCTTCCAATACTGTGGCGTATTTGGGTTTAAATTTACCATCCAACAGAAATTCTGAATTCACTagaaatg ACTCAAAGTATGCATCTCGACGTAGTCGTCTAAGGATTGATATGATATCTTGTCCTCAAGGCGATGTTAAACATATGGGGCATGTAGGATTAGATGGTGCATATTTTGGAGATATTGAATTCATGAGTACAAATGCACCAAaa TATAATCATTTACCACATCAAGTTGTAGCTCCATACAAACCACAAGAAGACTGTGCTAGTGTTAGTGATTCACCAACTTCTATTAAGGCTTGTTCGGATCGCGCGCCGTTACTTAATGGTGATAAAtcagaaagcaaaaaaaatg tagattTAACAACCTGGTTAGATAAAAACAAGTTGTCAAAAATTTTGACTGACCACGAATACCATGAAATTAGTGATGAAGATGCTGTTGCTGAAAGTCCTAGGTTTGAA aaaactttTGACTTTGGACCTAGTCTTGTTGAAGAAATGGAAACTATGTTTAGAACTATAAGTACTAATGGAGTCAGTAACTATGCCGTGTCTCCACCAAGGTCTCCGCTTGATCCATTGGATACAAATCACAGAAATGAATTACGAGAAATTGCTGCTACTATTGCTGCTGCTGTGAATTCAAAGACAAAAAAGAAACAAGCTACG GTCAAACCGATATCTGCTTCTGACGAAAAGAGTCTCGATTCTGCTATTGCTATGGCCAATGAGATGGCCAGTCGTTCAATGGGATCTGATATAGAACAACCACATCACCAGGTACCCGAATCTCCATCGTCGCCTAGTAAACGGAAATTTATGTTCAAGTTTCCCCCTCCAATTGGATCTCTCACGAAAACCCCAAAACACGAAACAAAGACTTTCACTGACGAAGCTGCTTCCATTCCGGACATTCAG TCTTGCAGTAGTTTGCATTCATTTTCGTCATTTATCAGCGCCGAGTCGTTGTTGGACACTGCACCGTTTCGTCTGCCCCTGTGGGATAAGGCGTCCACAGAATTCTATTTTGCACGCTCCAGAGAGCTATTGACCAAGGCCTCTCCCAGTATAGGTTCACTTGACTACATTTCTTGTAACTCATTGAAGACTATTGAGCGGTCCAATGTTGATTCTACCGAAACGCTAGTTGGTGAACAGTATTCGTGCCCCAGTTCACCTAAACtaaggaataaaataaaaaacgtcgACACGTTTCGAGCAAATACGCTCCCCAATAGCAAAAAATGTGACAAACTAAGACGGAGTTTGTCGGATTCCGAGAGTAGCATATTGTACAATTCCAACGATGTTCTAAATAAAGTTCCTATAAATATCTGTTTGATCGATGACGAGACTGCTGAACTCTAA